TTAGTAATGGGACTTTTTTCTGTTAGTGAAATTTTTCTAATGTTAGAGCATACTCAAACAAGTCAAAACATCATTAATAAAACAGGTAAGATTTTGGTAAATATCAAAGAATTCTTCTTTTGCTTTTGGACCATTATAAGATCCTCTATTATAGGATTTTTTGTAGGAGTTTTACCGGGTGCTGGAGCAACTATAGCTAGTGCCATTACTTATATGAGTGAGAAAAAAATAGCCGGTGAAAAGGGTAAATTCGGCCAAGGAGATTTAAAAGGTGTGGCAGCCCCTGAAGCAGCTAATAATGCTTCAGCCTGTGGTTCTTTTATCCCAATGTTAACACTTGGTCTTCCAGGTTCAGGAACAACTGCGGTTATGATGGGCGCATTAACACTTTATAATATTACTCCAGGTCCTACAATGTTTACTGATCAAGTAAATATAGTGTGGGGACTTATAGCTTCCTTATTATTTGCAAATGTAATTTTACTTTTAATGAATTTGCCCTTGGTAGGAATTTTCGTAAAAATTTTAAGCATACCTATGTGGAGCTTGGCTCCAATTATAGCAATTGTTTCAATTATAGGTGTTTATTCTATCAATAGTACTGATTTTGATATCATTTTAATCTTAATTATTGGTATTTTAGGCTATTTTTTAAGAAAACTTGAATTTCCAATGGCTCCACTTATACTCGGTTTTGTATTAGGAGAACAATTAGAAACCAATCTAAGAAGAGCTTTATCTATCAGTAATGGAGATTTTTCAATACTTTGGAGTGGGATCATAGCTCAAAGTTTACTGATAGGAGCTGTGCTAATTATACTAATACCCCTTTTAATAAAAAAGATTAGAAAGTCTAAATTTTAGACTTTCTTAGCTATAAACATAGAACTTACGCCGAAACTAAAACTTTTAAATTCAAGCATTTCAAAACCTACCTGTTTAAGTTCGGCAATAAATTCCTCTTTACTTAAAAAACCTTCTATAGAATTAGGCAAGTATTCGTATGCACTTTTATTTTTGCTTATCATTCCTCCCAAGCTTGGTAAAATATTTTTAAGATAAAAATCCCTACAAGAGGCTACAAAACCTCCTTTTTCTCTTTTAGTAAATTCTAAAACTACAAAAATTCCATCTTGTTTAAGCACTCTTGAAAATTCTCTCAAGGCTTTTTCTCTCTCCACCACATTGCGTATCCCATAGCTTATACTTACGATATCAACACTTTCACTTTGCAAAGGCAATTCTTGCGCTCCAGCTTCTATAAATTCGATATTTGGGAATTTTTGTTTTGCTATATTTAACATACCCTCGCTTGGATCAATACCTTTGATGTGGGCTATATTTTTATTTAATTTTTTCGCACTTTCTTGCCAAATTTCTATCATATCTCCTGTGCCACAAGCCACATCAACTATGTTTAAATTATCCTTTTGGTAAAGCTTTAAAACTCTTTTACAAGCAAATTTACGCCAACTTACATCAACACCAAAACTCAAAATTCTATTAGCCTTATCATAGGTCGGAGCTATTTCATTAAACATTTTTATGATTTTATCTTGCTTTTGCATTAATATCCTTTATAAATTTTCAATTTCTTACTTGCTTTATGGATTAATTTTCCAAGTTTTTCTTTTTTCTTGGTTAATTTTAAAAGCATCTTTTTTTCAAAATCGCAAATAAAATATTTATTATATAATTTACTCAAAATTTTTCAAATTATATAAATTATGAAAATATTCTAAAAAAACCGAGAGCTCTAAAAAATTCTCTTCAAAAATTTCAATTTCGAAATTTTTCAATAAATTTTTCTTAAACAATACAAGTCTTTTTCTTAGCTGCATGGCAATCATTTGTTTAAAAAAATATTTTTCTTGCTCGCCCTTATAAAACGAATCTTCTTTAATAAAAAAATCGAAATCACTCAATAAATTTTGCAATTCTTCGCTGCTTAAAAATAAAAGTAAATTTTCACCTAGTTCATTATTTGCTAAAATACAATGAGATTGTTTCACTAAGTCTTCAAATCTAAGAGCTAAATTTTTATTTAACTCTTCATCAAAAATTTCTTCTGTACTCATTAAAATAATATAAATTTTTCTCGCATAAGAAAAAAATTCGCAAAAATTCTCTCTTTGTCTATTTTCTAAGGTCAAATTCCAATATAATTTTAATTTTCTAAATAGATAAAATAAGAAAATTCTATATCCATCAAAAGCTAAAATAGAACTTGGAAAATCTAGGGTAAAGTTCTGATTTTTTTCTATAATTTTAAAGCATTTTTCCATATCTATTTCTAAATTGTTAAAACCATAAAGTATTATATTTTTAGAATCCAAAACTCCACAAAGCTCTCTTTGAATTTTAAATTCTTTAGGCGGTGCAAAAAGATTTGCCATCTCCAAAGTTGGAAAAAAAACTTTTAAAACATATAGATTAAGATCTTCATATACATCAATAAAGCTTTTAAAAGAACAAAGTTTAAATTCATAGCGTTTTTTCTTAATGCTTTTTTCTATGAGTTTTTTACGAGCTTTTTCATAATCCTTTTTAGAAATCTTTTCTTCTTGATTTTGCTCTAAAATCGGATTATTTAATCGGGTTATTTTGTAAAAATTTCCATTGAGATTTTGAAATTTTACATCATAAAAATGTGTTATCTTAGTATAGAATGTTTCGATTTCATAAATTTCAAAAACAATTCCATCTTTTTGTAAATTTTCTAAAAGAGTAGCATCAGGAAGTAAAAAAGTCTTCTGAATTTCATGAACCATTAAAATAACCCTTAAATTCTTTGGGTTATTTTAACTTTATTTTGCTTAATGGCACTTTTTACAAGTGCTAACATGAGCACAAACTGCTAAATGATCGATGATATTTCCCATTTTTTTCTCTAATTTTTCTTGATATTCATCAAGTTCAGCATTTTGAAAACTCATATCTTCGATATTACCACATTTACTGCAAATGATATGTATATGTCTTTCTTCATAGATATCATAACAAGTTTTTTGATTTGCCACATTGATTTCTACAACCAAGCCTTGTTCTTGCAAGGTATTAAGATTTTTATAAACCGTAGCAAGAGAAATAGAAGGATATTCTTTTTTAATTTCCTCATAAAGCTCTTCAATATTTGGATGTTCATGTCTTTTTAAAATTTTTAAAACACACAGTCTTTGAGGAGTTGCTTTCAGTTCGTGTTTTTTAAGTATTTGTAACAATTCCATTCTTTTATCCTAGTTCTTTTTAACTAAGAATAATAATAAATTTTTTATTAAAAGAAGTTTATATCAAATGATATTTTTTATTAGATAATAAGAAGCTATGAAAATTTAAGCATTCTTTATTGTTTTGATTCGAATTTAAAGAATGCTATTGACTCAATTTGTTTTCACTCTTTGTACTAGACTATCAATATCAAGTTTTAAAGCTTTTTCCACTTCATTAGTTTTACCGTGTTCGATGAAATTATCTTCATATTCAAAAGAAACAATTTTGATTTTCAAATCATTCTTCTGCACAAAACTCTCTAGCAAACTCGCTACACCGCCTATTCTCGCATTTTCACTAAAAACAAACCAAATTTGACTCTGTTTTGCTAGCTCTTTTAAAAGTAGTTCATCTAAGGGTTTAGCAAAAATCAAGTCAATCAAATTAGCGTTTTGCCCCTCATCTTGTAATTTTCTTAAAACTTTCCAAGCCTTGCCCACACCTTGCCCATAACCTAAAAAAGCAATATTGCTTTGGTTTTTTACAAGCCATTGCGCTTTTCCAAGTTCTATCTTAGAAGGATTAAATTCCTCATCTAAAATAAAAGATCCTCTAGGATAACGAAAAGCCAAACATCCCTCATGGATATAAGCATACTCCATAATATTTTTCATCATAAGCTCATCTCTTGGAGCTACAAGGGTTAAATTAGGCAAGGGAGCTAAAAAACTCACATCAAAAACTCCCTGATGTGTTTCTCCATCTTCTCCTACTATGCCTGCCCTATCCATAGCAAAAACTACATTTAAATTCATAATCGCACAATCATGGATAACTTGATCGTAAGCGCGTTGTAAAAAAGTGCTGTATATAGCAATAAAAGGTTTAAATCCTTCTTTTGCCATAGCCGCCATAGAAGTAACAGCATGCTGCTCAGCAATACCCACATCCCAAAAACGATCAGGATATTGCTCTATAAGCTTTTCAAGTCCTGTTCCACTTGGCATAGCAGCAGTAATGCCAACTATATTTTTATATTTTGTAGCCAAATCAAACAATACCTTAGAAAAAATTTCTGTTGCAGAATTTTTAGCATCAGGTTTTTTAATGCTTTCTCCACTATCCACATCAAAAGCGCTAACCCCGTGCCATTTAGCATTTTTTCCTTCAGCTAAACTATAACCCTTTCCTTTTAGGGTTTGTGCATGGATAATACAAGGTTTTTGCATAGCTTTTGCCTGTTTTAATGCAGAAATAACCTCGCTTAAATTATGCCCATCAATAGGGCCTATATACTCAAGACCCAATTCTTCAAATAAAAGTCCTGGAGTTATTAATTTAAAACTTTCTTCAAAACGCTTAGCCATATAAGTAGCAGAATCAGGTAAGGCATCTAACATTTTAGCCACGCGTTTTTTGAAATTTTGATAAAACTGCGTTGCCATAGCTTGAGAAAGGTATTTTGAAATCGCACCTATGGGTTTTGAAATGCTCATTTCATTATCATTTAAGATGACTACACAAGGAAATTTAGAATCTCCTAATTCATTCAAGGCCTCATAAGCCATACCCGCACTTAAAGCTCCATCGCCTATTAAAGCTACAGGAGTGCGTTTTTCACCTTTTAATGCTATAGCCTTACAGGCTCCTACGGCTAAAGATATAGAAGTACTTGAGTGTCCTGCTACAAAATAATCCCCATCGTTAGGCTTGGTATATCCACTGAGTCCACCAAATTGACGCAAAGACTCAAAAACATTTTCTTTTCCACTTAAAAGCTTGTGTGTATAGGATTGATGTGATACATCGAATATAAGAGGATCTACCCTATTATCAAATACTGTATGCATAGCTATAGTAAGCTCAACTGCTCCCAAATTGGAGCTTAAGTGTCCTCCATTTTTACTTACCACATCAATAATTTTTTCTCTAATACGAGCCGCCAAATCTTCAAGCTGGGTTAAATTTAGCTTTTCTAATTGTTCTTTAGTATAAGCAAATTGATAATCTTTTTTAATTATTTCATTCATTATTAACCATTTTTTTAATTTTAATAAGACGTGCATTTAAATTGGATTCTATATTGCCACTATCACTTAAAATAATAACACTACCCTTGCTAATAGCGTCATCAAGAGTGATTTTAATATGAGAATTTTCGCTAAAATGCTCTTTTAAATAATTATAATCTACAGAATTTACTTTTATCTCGATAGAACCTGCACCCTTAAGCTCATTAATAAGATCTTTAGCCAAAGCATAAGCTATTTTACTTGAATTATTTTCAAGCTCTTTTAAAATGACTTCTTTAGCGATATCTATAGCTGTATCAGCAAGCTCTTTTTCGTTTTTTTCAATAAAAACATTAAGATTTACACAAGCTTCTTCTAGTTTGGAAACACTTTTTAAGTATTTATCACGCAAGTCATTCAATTCTTTTTCAAATTCGGCTTTAGCTTGCTCATAACCCTCTTTGGAAAATTTTTCCTTAGCACTTTCAAGCTCTGAATTTAAGCGGTTGTTAAACTCACTTTCTTGACTTTCAATTTGCATTTGAAGTTTGATGATATTACTTGACATTTCATCTGTTTTTTTTAGCAAATCTTCAACGAAACTAGGCTGAAATGCAGGAGTTTGAACCTCTTGCACTACTTGAGAAGGTGCAGGAGTTTGACTTTCATTTATAGGATTTTCATCTTTTGAAGGCAAAGCCGCACTATTATCTTCATTTGAAATTTGTGGATGTTGCTTCTCTTCTGTATGATTATCAAATTCTGAAATTACCTTAAAACGATATCCTTCAACAACATGCTGATCAGAAGTTCCTCCTGAAATAACATTACTACGATTAACCATCACTCACCTACTCTATCATTTCATCAGCATCGCCTGTTTGCACAAGTCCTTGTTCTGCAAGTTTTTGCACCACTTCAACTACTTTTCTTTGAGCATCTTCAACATCTTTAACACGCACTGCACCCAAAAATCCCATTTCTTCAAGGAAGGCTTCGCTTGCACGCGTAGACATATTGGCCAAGAATTTTTGCTTTAATTCTTCGCTTGCACCCTTTAAGCCTATCATCAAATCGCGCTTATCCGCAACTTTTAAAATTTCTCTTATAGCTTGAGTGCTAAGTTTTTGTATATCATCAAAAGTAAACATCAATTCTTTAATCGTTTCAGCCAAACGCTCATCACTTTGTTCGATATAAGTGATGGTAGATTTACTTGCTTTTTGTCCTAAGCGATTAAGTACTTCTGCAACTGCTCTTGGGCCTCCCACTTCAACTTTATAAGAAGTAAGACTTTCGAGTTTGCTTTCAAGCACTGCAGATACTCTTTTAATGATACTTGGAGAAATATCCCCAAGATTTGCCATTCTTATAACAACTTCAGCTCTTAACTCATCGCTAAAATACTCCAAGGTTTCAGCTGCATGGATTGAATCCATATGAGCTAAAATAAGTGCGATAGTTTGTGGGTGTTCTTTGGTAATAAAGTCTGCAAGTTGTTGAGGCTTAATCTGAGCCAAATAAGCAAAGTTTTGGTTATTTTCCATACTTTTGGTAAGTTTTTCAAGAATTTTATTGGCAATTTCTGGACCAAAAGTACGGAAAAGTATTTCTTTGGCATATTCCAAACCACCGCTTTTAATGTATTGATTGGATTGAAGCAGAGTATAAAATTCTTCCAAAACCGCAGTAGCTACGGCGCGGTCAACATTTTTTGCCATAGCAATATAGCGTGAAATTTCAGTAATAACATCAATTTCCATATGTGAGAAAACTGAAGTCGTTGCATCTTCGCCAAGTTGTATGAGAAATATCGCTACCTTTTCAGGCATCGATAAATCATCATAAACCATTTTTTGTTCTTCGCTAAGTTTTATCATCACATATCCTTTTCACCAAATTCGGTATCATTTTGGATTAAGTTTTGTAAAAGTGCTGCAATTTCTTCACTCTTATCGCTTACTAAGCCTCTTAATTTTTCAAGTAAAACTTCATATTGGATAGAATCTTCATTGAAATTCTCCCCAAAGCCAAGTTGCTCTTCAACCTTTTTCCTAGCGGCATTGAATTTCTCTAACGCATCCTCAGCATCATCTAAAACAGCACTTGGACCCTGCTGCACTTCTTCTTGTGCTGCAACATCTTCAAGCATTTTTTGTGCAAATGGAGCAATAATTTTTTTGTAAAAAATAAAAAGTAAAATAGCCGCAATAAAATATTTAACCGGTGGAATAAATGGTTCGATAAAACGATTATAGAAAGTTTTAACTTTACTTTCCACTCTAATAGACTCACGATGGAAAGGTAAATTTTGCACTACTACACTATCCCCTCTGTTAGCACTAAAATTAATAGTATTTTTAACTATACTTTCCACACTTGCGAGCTCTTCTTTGCTTAAAGGGACATATTCACTTTTCACATCTCCATTTTCATCTACAACATCTTGATACTTTCCATCTATTGTTACCGCTGCTGAAGTGCGCACAACGGTTGCAAATTGTTTTTTTGTATTTGTTATAGTTTTTGAAAGCTCATTGTTTGTAGTGACTTGGTTTTTCTTATAGGTATCGATTTGTCCTTTATTATCAAGTCCTTCTACTGGACCTATATTTGAAACCGCACCTGGCACACCTTGAATTTCAGGCTCTTTTCTACCTGTTCTTTCTTCATTAAGAGTTTGCTCACTTCGAACTATAGGGTTTGGATCATAAATTTCACTTTGGGATTCTTGCTTAGAAAAGTCAAAATCTATATTGACACTTACTCTTACCTTATCCGTGCCTCCTGCATAAGGAGCTAAAGTTTCTATGATTTTATCTTCTAAAGCTCTTTCTTGATCACTTTTGTATTTAATTTGAGCACGAACCAAATCATCTTCATAAGCCTCTTGCTCATCTAAAGGCACACCACTTTGATCACTAATTCTTACATTTTCTTTGGTTAATTTTGGAATAGCAGCTGAAACTATGTTTTTGATTCCATCGATTTGCTTTCTAGTAAGCTTTAAGCCCTCGCGTACATTTACAACAACTGAAGCTGTGGGAGGAATTTGTCTTTCAGTAAAAACGCTGTCTTTTGGAAAAGCTATATGCACTACTGCACTGCGTATAGGTTCTAAAGTTTCGATTGTTCTTGCAAGCTCTCCTTCTATAGCTCTTTGATATTTTACTCTTTGTTCTTCATTTGTAGCTCCAAAAGTTTGCGTATCAAAAGCTTCAAAACCCACACGGCTATCTTTTATCAATCCTTCACTGGCGATAAACATTCTTTGACGATATACCTGATCTTGTGGAACTAAAATTTTACTTTCGTTTTCTAGTATATAAGGCACACTATTTTGTTCAAGTTTAGCCACAATAGCCGCAGAAGAACTTGGATCAACATTATCAACTAAAACAGCATAGCCATTATTAGCACTACTGCCACTTCCACGAAATAGTGCCAAAAATACCAAAAATCCGACAACTACGACAATAGAAGCTGCAATAACTATGCGTTGCTTTCGAGTCAAATTTTGATAAAGTTGCCCAATTTGGTGAAGCATATTTTTAAAATCCATTAATTCTCATCCCTTAGTTTAGTGAATTTCACCTATTTTAATTCTAAATATTATCAAAATAAACTATTTTTAATTAAAAATCAAGCCTATTTTAAAATTTCTTCAAATTCTGTAAAAAATCTTTCATTTTCATAAGGCGTTCCTATGGTAATTCTCATAGCATTTAAACCATAACTTTTTAAATTTCTTATTATTATACCCTTTTTAAGCAATTTTTCAGACAAATCTGTACTATTTTTTTCCTCAAAAAAATAAGTGATAAAATTTGTATAGCTTTCGATGAATTTAATACGATGTTTTTTGGCAAATTCCTTATAAAGCTCCATTTGAGAAAAATTATTTTCCAAAGTTTTTTTGGTAAATTCTTCATCGTGCAAAGCCGCAACCGCTGCTTTTAATGCTAAATTGCTTACATTAAAAGGGGCACGAAGTTTATAAAATGCACTGATAATTTCTGCATTTGCTATACCATAACCTATGCGCAACCCACCCAATCCATAAAGTTTAGAAAAAGTTCCTAAATAAAGCACATTTTTAAATTCTTGCACAAGATCACAAGGCTTTAGATATTTGTTTTGATCTTTAAAACTTGCAAATTCATTATAAGCTGCATCAATTATCACTAAACAATTCTCATCAATAGCGCGTATAAAATCAAGCACCTCGTTTGTGTCTAAGCACTCGCCCAAAGGATTGTTAGGCAAACATAAGAATATGATCTCAATCTCATCTTTATGTGCTTCATAAAGTGTTTTAAATTCAGATAAATCATGAGTGATACTTTGAGTTTTATAACATTTTGCACCGCATTGTTTAGCATAAATTTCATACATAGCAAAGCTTACCCCTGCTTGCAAAAAAGCATTTTGAGGGTTAAGTTTAGAATGTATAGCAAATTCAATAACCTGATCGCTGCCTGCACCAATGATGATATTTTCATTTTTTACATTATATTTTTGCGCCAATTCACCTTTTAACTCTACCATGCTGTCATCAGGATAAAGATTTGCCTTAAAAGCATTTTCTTGCAAAACTTTAACCGCTTTAGGCGGAGCACCAAAAGGATTTTCATTGCTTGCTAATTTTATCACTTCTTTTACGCCATACTCTCTAGCGATAACTTCAATATCCTTGCCCGGTTCATAATTGCTTAAGTGATTTAAAAAGTTATTGAATTTCATTTTTTTCTCCTGATAAATAAGATCCAAGCCAAACTACTTCATCTGCATTTTTCAAAGCGCGTTGAACATTTTCATCATCAATATGCCCTTCAAAATCTATATAAAAACTATGTAAAAATTCTTTTGATTTTACGGGACGAGATTCGAGTTTGGTAAGATTGATATTTTCTTTTTTAAATTGCTCTAATAAAGAACTAAGACCGCCAGGCTTATGTGCAGTGTGAGCTAAAATAGAAGTTTTACAATTTGGCATTTTTGGATTTTTAATATCACTTAAAATTAAAAATCTTGTACGATTTGCTGCATTATCTTCTATCTTATCAAAAAGCACAGGTACATTATAAAGCTTTGCAGCTATTTTAGAACAAATTGCAGCCGAATATTTATCTTGAGAGGCTAAATAAGCGGCATTTGCTGTAGATTTTGAAGGTACAAATTCTATATTACTTAACTCATGGCTTTCTAAAAATTTACGACATTGATTGTAGCCTTGTGGATGAGAATAAATGCGTTTTATCTCTTTTAGATTTTCATTAATTCCTACAAAAGAATGATGAATATCCATATAAATTTCACCAAAAATTTTAAGCTCGTTATACTTACCTAAGCAATCTAAAGTTACCCCTACGGCACCTTCTGTGTTATTTTCTATAGGAACAACTCCATATTTTGCTTCTTTATTGTTAAGCTCTTTAAAAACATCCTCTATAGTTGCAAGTGCGATATAGCGACTCATAGCACCAAAACGACTCCTTGCTGCTTGATGAGTATAAGTACCCTCAGGACCCAAATAAGCAACTATTTGAGGCATTTCCAAATTTCTTGAAACAGCAAAAATTTCTTGATAAATAGCCTCTATGGCATTTTGATCTAAAAGCCCCAAATTTGCATTTTTTAAGCGATTAATAATCGCTCTTTCGCGCTCAGGACGATAAATCGCTCCACCGCTTGTTTGCTTGATTTCTCCTATGCTTTTAACATAGCTCATTCTTTCATTTAAAAGTTCTAAAATTTTATCATCTACCATATCGATTTTATTTCTAAAATCTTCTAAGTTTAAATTTGGCATTTCAAATCCTTTAAAATTTCTAAAACGCTAGGATAAATTTTATCCACCATGCCTGTATCAAATCCTTTGGTATCACTTATTTTACCACTTAAAACAAGTAAGGTTTTCATACCCAATTCTTTAGCTTGAACCAAATCACCCTTTAAATCATCGCTAATGATTTTAATATCCTCAAAATCAGCATTTTTATTATAATTCCTCAAAAGCCTTAAAGCCTCTTTATAAAAAGCTGTGCTAGGTTTACCTACAACTTGGTATTTAAAATCAATAGCATTTTGTAACATCGCCATTATACTGCCCACACCCGGATAAAGCCTGCCCTCTTTTTTATAAATGCTACTTTCATGCATAGCGATAAATTGCACGCCCTCTTTAGCATATTCCATCATCAAAGCAAAATCTTGGAATTTAAAATCATCATAACTGGCAACAAGTACAGCCATAGGATTTTCAAAATCCATTTCAAAACCCAATTCTTCAAGGCTTTGTATAAATTCCTCTGCACCAAAAGCCGCAACCTTGCAAGGCCTTAAAATATATCTTAAAACGCTAAAAGGATCGATATAAGCACCCTCTTTGATGGCCAATCCTTTTTGTCTTAATCTTTCTAAGAAATCAATTTTTTTTGTATTGTTAGTAATAACAACATAGGGAATATTTTTTATATTTAAAAAATCAATCAATTCTTTAGCGCCATAGATCAAAGATTTATCAGCATCTGAAATCAAAGTTCCTTGCACATCTAAAAAAAACATTTTATCCCTTTAAAAATTGTTCTTCTAAGGCAATTTGTTCTTCAAAACTTTCCCTTTGGCGAATCATTCTTACCTCACCATTTTCAAAAGCTAATTCGCAAACTTTATTTCTTGTATTGTAATTACTACTCATACTAAAACCATAAGCTCCAGCATTTTTAATAACCATTATATCACCATTTTGAGTGCTTGGCAAAAATCTTGCCTTAGCAAAAAAATCTCCACTTTCGCAAATTCCACCCACAACATCACAAAGGCTTTCTTCTCCTTGATTATAAGGCAACAAAATTTCATGATAAGCTTCATATAAACTTGGGCGAATCAGATCATTCATAGCCCCGTCTACTATAACAAAACGCTTTGTTTTATTGTGTTTTTCATAAAGCACAGAGCATACAAATTCCCCACTATTAGCAACCAAAAATCTTCCTGGTTCCATTCCTATGGTTACATCAAGCCCATGCAATTGAGCAAGTATTCCTTGCGCATAATCATAAAGATCAGGCTCTATATCTTCTTTTTCATATCTTACACCAAGTCCACCGCCTATATCGAAGAATTTAAGCTCTATTTGTAAAGCCTTAAGCTCTCTTACTAATTTTGCAACAATTGTAGCAGCCTCATGGATAGGAGAAATATCTAATAATTGAGAACCTATATGAAAATGCACTCCAATAGGCTCTAAATGGGGTGAATTTTTAGCATAAAGATACATTTTTCTTGCAAGATCAATTTCTACGCCAAATTTATTTTCGTTTAAACCTGTAGAAATATAAGGATGAGTTTTAGCATTTACATTTGGATTGACACGGATACTTATCCTTGCTTTTAGATTGAGTTCTTTAGCTACACTTTCTAAAAGCATCATTTCAGCTTCACTTTCAAGATTGATATATAAAATATCATATTCCAAAGCAAGTTTTAATTCTTCTTGGGTTTTTCCTACGCCACTAAAAATTATCTTATAAGATTTAGCACCTGCTTTTAAAGCACGTTTAACCTCTCCTATGCTCACGCAATCAAACCCGCTGTCAAGCTTTACAAGCATTTGTAAAAGACTTAAATTTGAGTTTGCTTTTACCGCATAAAAAATTTGAGATTTTCTAGCTTTAAAAGCATTTTTAAGCCTTAAAAAACGCTCTTTAATAAAATCAAAATCATAAATATAAAAAGGGGTTTGAAATTCATCTTTGAGTTTTTTATAATCCATTTTTCACCTTTATTTTTAATTTTACTATATTAAAGCTTAATTTATCGGTGCTTGTAAAACATAAAACCACCTAAAAAAATTAACAAAACAATAGGCATAACAATGCCTAATTCACTTAAAATCACACCATTTTCGCTCAATCTTGATAGTAAAAATAACATACCCCAAGTAAGCAAAGTGACTACAAAAGCTACAAAAGCTACAAAAGCTAAATTAAAAAATCTTGCAATAACTGGGAAAAAATAATACATAATAAGCATTAAAAAAGGTGCAAAAAATGGCATAAATACAAGCTTGTAAAGATTGATTTTAAGTGCTTCTATGCTGATATTTTGTGTTTTAAAAAGCTCTAAACTTTCAAGTATATCCAAAATAGAATAATCACTATTGCTAGCCACCCCTTCGATAATCTTAGGCTTAAAACCTTCAAGGGTATCAAGCTCTTTAAATTCGCTGATATTTAATCCCTTATTGCCAAGCTCATACTCCTTAGGAAGCAAGGTTAAATTTCCTTCTTTTAAAGTCCAATTTTTCTTTTCAAAAACTCCACTTTTAGCCTCGATAAAAGAACTTAAATTTAAATCCTTAATATTAAAAATTTTAATATTTTGTGCGGTACTTTGTCCGTTATTAACCTTAGAAATATAAACAAATTCATCATTAAATTTCAAAAAAACTTCACCGCTTTGTTTTAACATAGTGCCATTTTTTAGAATATTTCTTTTATAATCATTTGCATAAGCAAAAGGGGTAAAATTTAATCCCACATACACAAAGCAAAAAAACA
The window above is part of the Campylobacter coli genome. Proteins encoded here:
- the fliG gene encoding flagellar motor switch protein FliG, which encodes MIKLSEEQKMVYDDLSMPEKVAIFLIQLGEDATTSVFSHMEIDVITEISRYIAMAKNVDRAVATAVLEEFYTLLQSNQYIKSGGLEYAKEILFRTFGPEIANKILEKLTKSMENNQNFAYLAQIKPQQLADFITKEHPQTIALILAHMDSIHAAETLEYFSDELRAEVVIRMANLGDISPSIIKRVSAVLESKLESLTSYKVEVGGPRAVAEVLNRLGQKASKSTITYIEQSDERLAETIKELMFTFDDIQKLSTQAIREILKVADKRDLMIGLKGASEELKQKFLANMSTRASEAFLEEMGFLGAVRVKDVEDAQRKVVEVVQKLAEQGLVQTGDADEMIE
- the fliF gene encoding flagellar basal-body MS-ring/collar protein FliF; the protein is MDFKNMLHQIGQLYQNLTRKQRIVIAASIVVVVGFLVFLALFRGSGSSANNGYAVLVDNVDPSSSAAIVAKLEQNSVPYILENESKILVPQDQVYRQRMFIASEGLIKDSRVGFEAFDTQTFGATNEEQRVKYQRAIEGELARTIETLEPIRSAVVHIAFPKDSVFTERQIPPTASVVVNVREGLKLTRKQIDGIKNIVSAAIPKLTKENVRISDQSGVPLDEQEAYEDDLVRAQIKYKSDQERALEDKIIETLAPYAGGTDKVRVSVNIDFDFSKQESQSEIYDPNPIVRSEQTLNEERTGRKEPEIQGVPGAVSNIGPVEGLDNKGQIDTYKKNQVTTNNELSKTITNTKKQFATVVRTSAAVTIDGKYQDVVDENGDVKSEYVPLSKEELASVESIVKNTINFSANRGDSVVVQNLPFHRESIRVESKVKTFYNRFIEPFIPPVKYFIAAILLFIFYKKIIAPFAQKMLEDVAAQEEVQQGPSAVLDDAEDALEKFNAARKKVEEQLGFGENFNEDSIQYEVLLEKLRGLVSDKSEEIAALLQNLIQNDTEFGEKDM
- the hisC gene encoding histidinol-phosphate transaminase; this translates as MKFNNFLNHLSNYEPGKDIEVIAREYGVKEVIKLASNENPFGAPPKAVKVLQENAFKANLYPDDSMVELKGELAQKYNVKNENIIIGAGSDQVIEFAIHSKLNPQNAFLQAGVSFAMYEIYAKQCGAKCYKTQSITHDLSEFKTLYEAHKDEIEIIFLCLPNNPLGECLDTNEVLDFIRAIDENCLVIIDAAYNEFASFKDQNKYLKPCDLVQEFKNVLYLGTFSKLYGLGGLRIGYGIANAEIISAFYKLRAPFNVSNLALKAAVAALHDEEFTKKTLENNFSQMELYKEFAKKHRIKFIESYTNFITYFFEEKNSTDLSEKLLKKGIIIRNLKSYGLNAMRITIGTPYENERFFTEFEEILK
- the pheA gene encoding prephenate dehydratase encodes the protein MPNLNLEDFRNKIDMVDDKILELLNERMSYVKSIGEIKQTSGGAIYRPERERAIINRLKNANLGLLDQNAIEAIYQEIFAVSRNLEMPQIVAYLGPEGTYTHQAARSRFGAMSRYIALATIEDVFKELNNKEAKYGVVPIENNTEGAVGVTLDCLGKYNELKIFGEIYMDIHHSFVGINENLKEIKRIYSHPQGYNQCRKFLESHELSNIEFVPSKSTANAAYLASQDKYSAAICSKIAAKLYNVPVLFDKIEDNAANRTRFLILSDIKNPKMPNCKTSILAHTAHKPGGLSSLLEQFKKENINLTKLESRPVKSKEFLHSFYIDFEGHIDDENVQRALKNADEVVWLGSYLSGEKNEIQ
- a CDS encoding HAD-IIA family hydrolase encodes the protein MFFLDVQGTLISDADKSLIYGAKELIDFLNIKNIPYVVITNNTKKIDFLERLRQKGLAIKEGAYIDPFSVLRYILRPCKVAAFGAEEFIQSLEELGFEMDFENPMAVLVASYDDFKFQDFALMMEYAKEGVQFIAMHESSIYKKEGRLYPGVGSIMAMLQNAIDFKYQVVGKPSTAFYKEALRLLRNYNKNADFEDIKIISDDLKGDLVQAKELGMKTLLVLSGKISDTKGFDTGMVDKIYPSVLEILKDLKCQI